A genomic window from Algoriphagus sp. Y33 includes:
- a CDS encoding aldo/keto reductase yields MNYLSFKNGDKLPIIGLGTWKSKPGEVSQAVYWAIEAGYRHIDCAAVYQNENEVGEGIAKAIGEGLVKRDELFVTSKLWNNSHKKEQVLPALEKSLADLKLDYVDLYLIHWPIAFKAGVGFPKSRDDYYTYDEVSLSETWKAMQELKEKGLVKHIGVSNFNQNKLKELLKVGGQLPEMNQVEMQPYLPQEGLVSFCEEHGILMTAYSPLGSPDSRADRHKNDPKLLVDPVVKEIADKHKVGTGQILIAWSILREIAVIPKSVNKERIIENLTAGNINLDDHDMMELRDIGISHRFIDGSFFTGENSPYESSDLFDGN; encoded by the coding sequence ATGAATTACTTAAGTTTTAAAAACGGTGATAAACTTCCCATCATTGGACTGGGGACATGGAAAAGTAAACCCGGAGAAGTGAGCCAGGCTGTATATTGGGCAATTGAGGCAGGGTATAGGCACATCGATTGTGCAGCAGTGTACCAGAACGAAAATGAAGTAGGAGAAGGAATAGCCAAAGCAATTGGAGAAGGATTGGTGAAGCGGGATGAGCTTTTTGTGACTTCCAAACTCTGGAACAATTCCCATAAAAAGGAGCAGGTACTTCCGGCTTTAGAGAAATCATTGGCTGACCTGAAGCTGGATTATGTGGATTTATATTTGATACATTGGCCCATTGCTTTCAAAGCGGGAGTTGGCTTTCCCAAAAGCAGAGACGACTACTATACTTACGATGAAGTGTCGCTCTCAGAAACTTGGAAAGCTATGCAAGAATTAAAAGAAAAAGGACTAGTCAAGCATATTGGGGTATCCAACTTCAATCAGAATAAATTAAAGGAGTTGCTGAAAGTGGGAGGGCAATTGCCGGAAATGAATCAAGTAGAAATGCAGCCCTATCTACCGCAAGAAGGGTTGGTGAGTTTTTGTGAAGAGCATGGAATTTTGATGACTGCCTATTCACCTTTGGGTTCTCCTGATTCCAGAGCGGATAGGCATAAAAATGACCCCAAATTGTTGGTGGATCCGGTGGTGAAAGAGATCGCTGACAAACATAAAGTAGGAACAGGCCAGATTCTTATCGCTTGGTCTATTCTCAGGGAAATTGCCGTTATTCCAAAATCAGTTAACAAGGAACGGATTATAGAAAATTTGACTGCCGGAAATATCAATTTGGATGACCATGATATGATGGAACTGCGGGATATTGGAATAAGCCACAGATTTATAGATGGATCATTTTTCACTGGAGAAAACAGTCCCTATGAATCATCTGATCTGTTTGATGGGAATTAG
- a CDS encoding epimerase, translated as MGLTDQPIPVSKPTVAIAGAGGYVGRWFIYHFRHKYNIIALSRKKVKDNPYPEVTWKQVELYSVSSTIEVLKDVDVAIYLVHSMNASTRLNQGSFEDTDLLLADNFSRAAHINKVKQIIYLGGLLPKEISDSLSRHLKSRLEVEDTLGVRSAQLTAIRASIIVGPGGSSFDMIKNLVRNLPVLMCPQWTESLTQPISLRDTLDIIDTCVGNENVYGQAIEIGSPEVISYRNMLELTAKQLGKKRLVFSVPVFSLGLSKLWVGFFGESPPQLVSPLVESLKHTLTVSEELKFREKHIDYLTYEESVRVALDSDIQPKMPSFYSLDKVKNTVRSIQRMANPQGDSATWVAQRYNIWLPFFFKFWINGEMLDSGEIVFYLLWSKKPMLQLTLIPDRSEENRQLFYISGGWLVKKIDHGWLEFRGVLDNRYIITAIHEFVPRLPWLIYVNTQAKIHLWVMNRFKKYLENRHN; from the coding sequence ATGGGATTAACTGATCAGCCTATTCCTGTTTCCAAACCTACTGTAGCAATTGCCGGTGCAGGGGGATATGTGGGGCGATGGTTTATCTATCACTTCCGGCATAAGTATAACATCATAGCACTGAGTCGCAAAAAAGTAAAGGACAATCCCTATCCTGAAGTAACGTGGAAGCAGGTAGAATTGTATTCTGTTTCCAGTACAATAGAAGTGCTTAAGGATGTAGATGTCGCAATCTACTTAGTCCATTCGATGAATGCTTCCACCCGTTTGAACCAGGGTAGTTTTGAAGATACGGACTTACTGCTTGCGGATAATTTCAGTCGGGCAGCACACATAAATAAGGTGAAACAGATTATTTATTTGGGTGGATTGCTCCCAAAAGAAATCAGCGATAGTCTTTCCAGACATCTAAAGAGCCGGCTGGAAGTAGAGGATACGCTGGGTGTCAGATCAGCGCAACTTACAGCCATCCGGGCATCTATCATTGTTGGTCCCGGAGGTTCTTCTTTTGATATGATTAAGAATTTGGTGAGAAATCTACCCGTGCTGATGTGTCCTCAATGGACGGAGTCTTTGACTCAGCCGATATCACTTAGGGATACGCTCGATATTATTGACACCTGTGTGGGAAATGAGAACGTCTATGGACAGGCAATTGAAATAGGTAGTCCAGAAGTGATTTCCTACAGAAATATGCTTGAGTTGACAGCCAAACAATTGGGGAAAAAGCGATTGGTGTTTTCAGTTCCTGTATTTTCCCTAGGGCTTTCAAAGCTCTGGGTGGGCTTTTTTGGTGAATCTCCCCCTCAATTGGTTTCACCTCTGGTGGAAAGTCTAAAGCATACCTTGACAGTATCTGAGGAACTAAAGTTTCGGGAAAAGCACATTGATTACCTGACCTATGAAGAATCCGTCAGAGTAGCATTGGATTCAGACATTCAGCCAAAGATGCCAAGTTTCTATTCCTTGGATAAAGTAAAGAATACGGTTAGAAGTATTCAACGAATGGCAAATCCACAGGGTGATTCTGCGACTTGGGTCGCCCAGCGTTATAATATTTGGCTTCCGTTCTTTTTCAAGTTTTGGATCAATGGCGAAATGTTGGATAGCGGTGAAATAGTTTTTTACCTGCTTTGGAGCAAAAAACCTATGCTTCAATTGACGTTGATACCGGACCGAAGTGAGGAGAACAGGCAGTTATTCTACATATCCGGGGGCTGGCTGGTAAAAAAAATTGATCATGGTTGGCTAGAATTTCGGGGGGTGCTGGACAACCGGTATATTATTACCGCCATCCATGAGTTTGTGCCAAGGCTACCATGGCTTATCTATGTAAATACCCAGGCAAAAATCCACCTTTGGGTAATGAATAGGTTTAAGAAATATTTGGAAAACCGGCATAATTAA
- a CDS encoding bifunctional 2-polyprenyl-6-hydroxyphenol methylase/3-demethylubiquinol 3-O-methyltransferase UbiG has protein sequence MSLENQWVNGIRGYANATQKFIEATLSIDFWDLHRDFIEFIPKKKLSQLLDIGAGIGRDAWELSKMGHSVVAVEPTKEYLEEGKRLFDMPEIKWIDDSLPNLALLTMCNHFDFILASGVFHHLDSSDQKTAIMRVSQLLKTKGVFALSLRNGPPGVGTWVFPTDSFSTIKNAKSCGLDLCLRMDNQPSLLRGKENVTWSKLVFQKT, from the coding sequence ATGAGTTTGGAAAACCAATGGGTAAATGGGATTCGAGGATATGCTAATGCCACTCAAAAATTTATTGAGGCTACATTATCAATTGACTTTTGGGATCTGCATCGGGACTTTATAGAATTTATACCCAAGAAGAAGCTATCTCAACTATTGGATATAGGGGCAGGAATAGGCAGAGATGCTTGGGAATTGTCAAAAATGGGGCATTCTGTAGTCGCTGTGGAGCCAACTAAAGAGTACCTTGAGGAGGGAAAACGATTGTTTGACATGCCGGAGATAAAGTGGATCGACGATTCATTACCAAATCTAGCATTGCTTACCATGTGTAATCATTTTGATTTTATTTTGGCATCGGGAGTCTTTCATCATCTTGACAGCAGCGATCAAAAAACAGCTATAATGAGAGTATCACAACTTTTAAAAACCAAAGGTGTTTTTGCCCTCAGCCTTCGCAATGGGCCTCCAGGAGTTGGCACGTGGGTTTTTCCTACAGATAGTTTTTCTACAATTAAGAATGCTAAGTCATGTGGTCTAGACTTATGCTTGAGAATGGATAACCAGCCAAGTTTACTTAGGGGCAAAGAAAATGTCACCTGGTCAAAATTAGTATTTCAGAAAACGTAA
- a CDS encoding putative oxidoreductase C-terminal domain-containing protein, with the protein MKNTALVAIAAGILLSCENKEHVSELPESNAEITIMSLDPGHFHAGLIHKSMYPQVDSTVYVFAPEGAELKDYMGRLAGYNNREEEPTAWNLQVSTGEDYLEKMIATTPGNVMMVAGKNDRKIDYISAAIANGINVYADKPLVIDKSGFDKLVKVFDEAGQKDLLLYDIMTERFEISTILQKELSMVPAVFGKLEKGTLENPAITKESVHHFFKYVSGNPLIRPDWFFDTDIEGTGIVDVTTHLVDLVQWEAFPNETLDTTDVKMLTAKLWPTVLDSAQFRLVTGKTEFPGFLLKNVSDNKLSVDSNGEMNYTLKGVHSKVSVIWNFQAPEGTADTHYSMMRGTKANLIIQQGQDENYVATLYVELLDGQDEALISMVKNGLQERFPGLDLEKTADGKYKILIPEKYHNGHEAHFAQVTEKYLEYFTNKNMPAWEIPNMIVKYYTTTEALKKAKEK; encoded by the coding sequence TTGAAAAATACAGCTCTTGTAGCCATTGCGGCAGGGATATTACTCTCCTGCGAAAATAAAGAACATGTGAGTGAACTTCCTGAATCGAACGCTGAGATTACAATAATGTCCTTAGATCCCGGACATTTTCATGCCGGGCTCATCCATAAATCCATGTATCCTCAGGTGGATTCCACGGTATATGTATTTGCTCCGGAAGGTGCTGAACTGAAAGACTATATGGGCCGCCTGGCAGGATATAACAACCGCGAGGAAGAACCTACTGCCTGGAATCTACAGGTGAGTACAGGGGAAGATTATTTGGAGAAAATGATCGCGACCACACCGGGTAACGTAATGATGGTAGCTGGGAAAAACGACCGTAAGATTGATTACATCTCTGCAGCCATAGCTAATGGGATCAATGTATATGCTGACAAGCCTTTGGTGATTGATAAAAGTGGGTTTGATAAGCTTGTAAAGGTTTTTGATGAAGCAGGCCAAAAGGATCTTCTGCTTTATGACATCATGACAGAGCGGTTTGAAATCAGCACAATTTTGCAAAAAGAGCTCTCCATGGTACCGGCAGTTTTCGGCAAATTGGAAAAAGGCACACTTGAAAATCCTGCGATCACCAAGGAGTCAGTGCATCATTTCTTCAAATATGTATCGGGAAATCCTCTGATCCGACCGGATTGGTTTTTCGACACAGACATCGAAGGTACCGGTATCGTGGATGTGACCACCCATTTGGTGGATTTAGTTCAATGGGAAGCTTTTCCAAATGAAACCTTGGATACCACCGACGTAAAAATGCTGACAGCAAAACTTTGGCCTACCGTGTTGGATTCAGCTCAATTTAGATTAGTGACCGGCAAAACGGAATTTCCTGGCTTCTTGTTGAAGAATGTATCTGACAATAAGCTGAGTGTTGACAGCAACGGAGAAATGAACTACACCCTGAAGGGCGTGCATTCCAAAGTAAGCGTGATATGGAATTTTCAGGCACCCGAAGGCACTGCTGATACACATTATAGCATGATGCGTGGTACCAAGGCTAATTTAATTATTCAGCAGGGACAGGATGAAAATTATGTGGCTACGCTATATGTTGAGCTGCTGGACGGTCAGGATGAAGCGTTGATTTCTATGGTAAAGAATGGCTTACAGGAGCGTTTTCCGGGGCTTGATTTGGAAAAAACAGCTGATGGAAAATATAAGATTCTTATTCCTGAAAAATACCATAATGGGCACGAAGCCCATTTTGCTCAGGTTACCGAGAAGTATTTGGAGTATTTTACCAATAAGAATATGCCGGCTTGGGAAATACCTAATATGATCGTGAAGTATTACACGACTACCGAAGCGTTGAAAAAAGCAAAAGAAAAATAG
- a CDS encoding phosphoribosylanthranilate isomerase: MALSTFVKISGITNLSDARYCAGMYVDLLGFSIEEESEKFITPTQFNEITGWVSGLEFVGEFLTYTGYQVQETLESYPSIKWIEHDRIEPLADLEGKGYGLIYRMDLEEVRHIELEVAEKLNESGIIFHAISSHEVLDQKDKQAIKLLSENCRVILGVGITAANVRGLIEDLNLYGISLVGGEEIKPGLKDFDELADILEALEVED; encoded by the coding sequence ATGGCTTTAAGCACTTTTGTAAAAATAAGCGGCATTACCAATCTCTCAGATGCCAGGTACTGCGCCGGGATGTACGTGGACTTGTTAGGTTTTTCCATAGAAGAGGAATCCGAAAAATTCATCACTCCTACTCAGTTTAATGAAATCACAGGGTGGGTCTCAGGGCTGGAATTTGTAGGGGAATTTTTGACTTATACAGGATATCAAGTGCAAGAGACTCTGGAGAGTTACCCAAGCATAAAATGGATTGAGCATGACAGAATTGAACCTCTGGCCGATTTGGAGGGTAAAGGGTATGGGTTGATTTATAGAATGGATCTAGAGGAAGTTCGGCACATTGAATTGGAAGTGGCAGAGAAACTCAATGAATCAGGCATCATATTCCATGCCATCTCCTCTCATGAAGTGCTGGATCAAAAGGATAAGCAAGCTATAAAACTATTGAGCGAAAATTGCAGGGTAATTTTGGGAGTAGGAATTACAGCCGCAAACGTACGAGGCCTGATTGAGGATCTGAACCTATACGGCATTTCTCTTGTCGGTGGAGAAGAGATTAAGCCTGGGTTGAAAGACTTTGATGAACTGGCGGATATATTGGAGGCATTGGAAGTAGAAGATTAG